One segment of Halalkalicoccus tibetensis DNA contains the following:
- a CDS encoding Hsp20/alpha crystallin family protein gives MKVWEIGKSVGNRVAESVGRVSSRVQESRPLDADLLESDDAYLAVFDAPGVSAGDVEVRFANGEVRVRLERFREFHEGFEMRLPGRGLSLDGHVRLPEDAAIDPEAATATLKDDGTLQVRIPKGEDDATTVTIEDGETIDTASPDDGSTTPDDESVGTPA, from the coding sequence ATGAAGGTCTGGGAGATCGGCAAGTCGGTCGGCAACCGCGTCGCCGAGAGCGTCGGCCGGGTCTCGAGTCGTGTCCAGGAGTCCCGCCCGCTCGACGCCGACCTGCTCGAGAGCGACGACGCCTACCTCGCGGTCTTCGACGCGCCCGGCGTCTCGGCCGGCGACGTCGAGGTCCGATTCGCCAACGGCGAGGTCCGGGTGCGCCTCGAGCGGTTCCGCGAGTTCCACGAGGGCTTCGAGATGCGCCTGCCGGGCCGCGGGCTCTCGCTCGACGGCCACGTCCGCCTGCCCGAGGACGCCGCGATCGACCCCGAGGCCGCAACCGCGACGCTCAAGGACGACGGCACGCTCCAGGTACGCATCCCGAAGGGCGAGGACGACGCGACGACCGTCACCATCGAGGACGGCGAGACGATCGACACCGCCTCGCCCGACGACGGGTCGACGACCCCCGACGACGAGTCGGTCGGCACCCCCGCCTAG
- a CDS encoding FAD-dependent oxidoreductase has protein sequence MSVAIVGAGAVGLTAAHDLARAGEDVVVFERGEVGSGSTGRAAGVLYDAYAEDVDARIGRRAIERFRELSGEGDFRFHETPYLWFAHAGDEHRGGAIREQVPRMQHHGIDAALVGRAELVELAPDLETDDVGVAAVARNAGWTDPATYAELLAGKARSAGVEIRTGTEAVLTEGGGSVRVDGESEPFDAVVVTAGAHTARVVGEAGYDLAMKPYRVQALTTEEGAETPMAYDATEGFYLRPDSGGLLVGDGTEEVESDPDGWDREADKSFVESATARVEARFGREVAVDRSWAGLCTATPDGDPLLGWLSEDLYVATGWQGHGFMRAPAIGETIARELRGGSGIGQFDPTRFSGDEAFPIVEGMAL, from the coding sequence ATGAGCGTCGCGATCGTCGGCGCCGGCGCGGTCGGGCTCACGGCCGCCCACGACCTCGCGCGGGCCGGCGAGGACGTCGTCGTGTTCGAGCGCGGCGAGGTCGGCTCGGGCAGCACCGGCCGCGCCGCGGGCGTGCTCTACGACGCCTACGCCGAGGACGTCGACGCGCGGATCGGACGCCGGGCGATCGAACGTTTCCGCGAGCTCTCGGGCGAGGGCGACTTTCGTTTCCACGAGACGCCATATCTCTGGTTCGCCCACGCGGGCGACGAGCACCGGGGCGGGGCGATCCGCGAGCAGGTCCCGCGGATGCAGCATCACGGAATCGACGCCGCGCTCGTCGGTCGTGCGGAGCTCGTCGAACTGGCGCCGGATCTGGAAACCGACGACGTCGGAGTCGCGGCCGTCGCCCGGAACGCGGGCTGGACCGATCCTGCGACCTACGCCGAACTGCTGGCCGGGAAGGCCCGCTCAGCGGGCGTCGAGATCCGAACGGGGACGGAAGCGGTGCTCACGGAGGGCGGAGGCAGTGTCCGGGTCGACGGCGAAAGCGAGCCCTTCGATGCCGTCGTGGTCACTGCAGGTGCACACACCGCGCGAGTGGTCGGGGAGGCGGGCTACGACCTCGCGATGAAGCCCTACCGGGTGCAGGCGCTAACGACCGAGGAAGGGGCCGAAACGCCGATGGCCTACGACGCGACCGAGGGGTTCTATCTGCGCCCCGATTCGGGAGGGTTGCTCGTCGGCGACGGCACCGAGGAGGTCGAAAGCGATCCCGACGGGTGGGACCGGGAGGCCGACAAATCATTCGTCGAGTCGGCGACGGCGCGGGTCGAAGCGCGGTTCGGGCGGGAGGTGGCAGTCGATCGCTCCTGGGCCGGGCTCTGTACCGCGACGCCCGACGGCGACCCCCTGCTGGGCTGGCTCTCGGAGGACCTGTACGTCGCGACGGGCTGGCAGGGCCACGGGTTCATGCGCGCGCCGGCGATCGGCGAGACGATCGCCCGCGAGCTCCGGGGCGGGTCGGGGATCGGGCAGTTCGACCCGACGCGCTTCTCGGGCGACGAGGCGTTCCCGATCGTCGAGGGGATGGCGCTCTAG
- a CDS encoding DUF5791 family protein: MLYRDLDGSEAESPEDLREQYEAELAGVIDEVGVEHAAEETGIDEDTLAALAAGESPELTVEEACGILALSEDEPDAEIVRAEVEDRLLLGMTTAVLDVDTIAANLDSDLSGKEVHQRVEGRAPMTLAEYAEIHQFIGERKR, encoded by the coding sequence ATGCTCTATCGCGATCTCGACGGGAGCGAGGCCGAGAGCCCCGAGGACCTCAGAGAACAGTACGAGGCGGAACTCGCCGGCGTGATCGATGAGGTCGGCGTCGAGCACGCAGCTGAGGAGACGGGGATCGACGAGGACACCCTGGCGGCGCTCGCGGCGGGCGAGTCGCCCGAGCTCACCGTCGAGGAGGCTTGCGGTATCCTCGCGCTCTCCGAGGACGAGCCCGACGCCGAGATCGTCCGTGCGGAGGTCGAGGACCGTCTTCTGCTGGGTATGACCACCGCCGTGCTCGACGTCGACACCATCGCGGCGAACCTCGATAGCGACCTCTCGGGCAAGGAGGTCCACCAGCGCGTCGAGGGTCGCGCGCCGATGACGCTCGCGGAGTACGCCGAGATCCACCAGTTCATCGGGGAGCGAAAGCGCTGA
- a CDS encoding alkaline phosphatase family protein: protein MGLFDRIRGGEEKPRVAFVGIDGVPYSLLSEHPEEFPNFAAIADEGTAEAIESIVPPESSACWPSLTTGQNPGETGVYGFQDRENGSYDTYVPMGRDVQADRLWDRVTDASRKATVMNVPVTFPPQRTVQRMVSGFLSPGLEKAAYPDELGETLSGLDYRIDVNAKLGHDEDKREFIEDAHATLDARYEAFSHYIAEDDWDLFFGVFMTTDRVNHFLFEDYEEEGEYYDEFMEFYRKLDGYIGDLRESLADDVTLVVASDHGFTTLDYEVHCNQWLAEEGWLSFEDDDHSELGDIATDAKAYSLIPGRFYINLEDREPRGSVPQEEYDAVRDELKADLEALEGPDGRKVCERVVEKEDAFRGEHDDIAPDLVAIPSHGFDLKSGFKGHGEVFGKGPRNGMHSFDNATLHIDGEASISDANLYDIAPTILDLMEVEYDRGEFDGASLV, encoded by the coding sequence ATGGGTCTCTTCGATCGGATACGCGGCGGCGAAGAAAAGCCCCGCGTCGCGTTCGTCGGTATCGACGGTGTCCCGTATTCGCTCCTTTCCGAGCACCCCGAGGAGTTCCCGAACTTCGCGGCGATCGCCGACGAGGGGACCGCCGAGGCGATCGAGAGCATCGTCCCGCCCGAATCGAGCGCCTGCTGGCCCTCGCTGACGACCGGACAGAACCCCGGCGAGACCGGCGTCTACGGCTTTCAGGACCGCGAGAACGGTTCCTATGACACCTACGTCCCGATGGGTCGGGACGTCCAGGCCGACCGGCTCTGGGACCGGGTCACCGATGCCAGCCGGAAGGCGACGGTGATGAACGTCCCCGTGACCTTCCCGCCCCAGCGCACGGTCCAGCGGATGGTCTCGGGTTTCCTCTCGCCCGGGCTGGAGAAGGCGGCCTACCCCGACGAGCTCGGCGAGACGCTCTCGGGGCTCGACTACCGGATCGACGTCAACGCGAAGCTCGGCCACGACGAGGACAAACGGGAGTTCATCGAGGACGCCCACGCGACGCTCGACGCGCGCTACGAGGCCTTCTCGCACTACATCGCCGAGGACGACTGGGACCTCTTCTTCGGCGTCTTCATGACCACCGACCGGGTCAACCACTTCCTCTTCGAGGACTACGAGGAGGAGGGCGAGTACTACGACGAGTTCATGGAGTTCTACCGGAAGCTCGACGGCTACATCGGCGATCTCCGGGAGAGCCTCGCAGACGACGTCACGCTCGTGGTCGCGAGCGACCACGGCTTCACGACCCTCGACTACGAGGTCCACTGCAACCAGTGGCTCGCCGAGGAGGGGTGGCTCTCCTTCGAGGACGACGACCACTCCGAACTGGGCGACATCGCGACCGACGCGAAGGCGTACTCGCTGATCCCCGGGCGCTTTTACATCAACCTCGAGGACCGAGAGCCGCGGGGAAGCGTCCCGCAGGAGGAGTACGATGCGGTCCGCGACGAGCTCAAGGCCGACCTCGAGGCCCTCGAGGGGCCCGACGGCCGGAAGGTCTGCGAGCGCGTCGTCGAGAAGGAGGACGCCTTCCGGGGCGAGCACGACGACATCGCGCCGGACCTGGTGGCGATCCCCTCCCATGGCTTCGACCTCAAGTCGGGCTTCAAGGGTCACGGCGAGGTCTTCGGGAAGGGGCCGCGAAACGGGATGCACAGCTTCGACAACGCGACCCTACACATCGACGGCGAGGCGTCGATCAGCGACGCCAACCTCTACGACATCGCGCCGACGATCCTCGACCTGATGGAGGTCGAGTACGACCGCGGCGAGTTCGACGGCGCGAGCCTGGTCTGA
- a CDS encoding luciferase, with the protein MLAGEDVRSTGLDAAALKPAECDVSRGTELPFDSLVIDYEGQRHLPERGVLAELAEERELYLTTPVRADGFDPLGDDSLLAELPEGAKRVLVAGHGAYLTEDERSRAVAPRLGAAAEADPDAWVGTEGVERLALATGAPQFELLGRSTERDLRALRAAGFEGEVAVYAPTVLTDDADEVLDALGGYVSRRRPVARALPEGAPTDAAATGRAREVLSAASGDFALVGDVEAVREQVGSLKAAGADTVVGYPARGIGEFL; encoded by the coding sequence ATGCTGGCCGGAGAGGACGTCCGCTCGACCGGGCTCGACGCCGCCGCGCTCAAACCCGCCGAGTGCGACGTCTCCCGCGGAACGGAGCTGCCCTTCGACTCCCTGGTGATCGACTACGAGGGGCAACGCCACCTCCCCGAGCGAGGCGTGCTCGCGGAGCTCGCCGAGGAGAGGGAGCTCTACCTAACCACGCCCGTCCGCGCCGACGGCTTCGACCCGCTGGGCGACGACTCGCTGCTCGCGGAGCTTCCGGAGGGAGCCAAACGGGTGCTCGTCGCGGGCCACGGCGCCTACCTCACAGAGGACGAACGGTCCAGAGCCGTCGCGCCGCGGCTCGGCGCGGCCGCCGAGGCCGACCCCGACGCCTGGGTCGGCACCGAGGGCGTCGAGCGGCTCGCGCTCGCGACGGGCGCGCCACAGTTCGAGCTGCTGGGGCGCTCGACTGAGCGCGACCTCCGGGCGCTGCGGGCCGCCGGCTTCGAGGGGGAGGTCGCCGTCTACGCGCCAACCGTGCTGACGGACGACGCCGACGAAGTGCTCGACGCGCTCGGCGGCTACGTCTCGCGGCGGCGGCCGGTCGCCCGCGCGCTGCCCGAGGGCGCGCCGACGGACGCGGCGGCGACGGGACGGGCCCGCGAGGTGCTCTCGGCGGCCAGCGGCGACTTCGCGCTCGTGGGCGATGTCGAGGCGGTACGCGAGCAGGTCGGGTCGCTCAAGGCGGCCGGCGCGGACACGGTCGTCGGCTATCCGGCCCGCGGGATCGGGGAGTTCCTGTAG
- a CDS encoding metallophosphoesterase has translation MRIGVISDTHDNVAAIERATETFREEEVETLIHCGDFIAPPVLPFFEGFELHGVLGNNDGEVAGLEAGFEELDGELHGRFAELEFDGKRFAVLHGELTEEVEGYAESGEYDYVCYGHHHERELREVGDTLVVNPGAQFPTVPDEHRTVAIVDTETGDVEFREV, from the coding sequence ATGCGAATCGGCGTCATCTCCGACACCCACGACAACGTCGCGGCGATCGAGCGCGCGACCGAGACCTTCCGCGAGGAGGAGGTCGAGACCCTGATCCACTGTGGCGACTTCATCGCCCCGCCCGTCCTGCCCTTCTTCGAGGGGTTCGAGCTTCACGGCGTGCTCGGCAACAACGACGGCGAGGTCGCGGGCCTCGAGGCGGGCTTCGAGGAGCTCGATGGCGAGCTCCACGGCCGCTTCGCCGAGCTCGAGTTCGACGGAAAGCGCTTCGCCGTGCTTCACGGCGAGTTGACGGAGGAAGTCGAGGGCTACGCCGAGTCGGGCGAGTACGACTACGTCTGCTACGGCCACCACCACGAACGCGAGCTCCGAGAGGTCGGCGACACCCTCGTAGTGAACCCCGGCGCGCAGTTCCCGACGGTGCCCGACGAGCACCGGACGGTGGCGATCGTCGACACCGAGACCGGGGACGTCGAGTTCCGCGAGGTCTGA
- a CDS encoding MFS transporter: MATTRLFVSLCSMAFLINLVRVVYAPLVEPLQAAFSVGPGTIGLVVTLVWTGSALPRIPIGYLLTVIPRHRVVLLSGATLAGASLLATFANSVVTLALGAFLIGTATSGYFVSANPLISELYSGQVGRMLGIHGTATQLAAVIAAPLVSLALLVSWRLVFALIALAALIATAILYRIAKRTEFPAASGVDRDFVGAIRGEWRLIAIGVAVFGAASFLWQGIFNFYPSYMETARGFDPATARNLLTVAFAAGVPAFWISGQLVDRLPTLPYLFGIIGSFIAGVLLLTVTDGLWGIVLLSAVIGYVIHSMFPAADAFLLSSFPDEHRGGAYATFSGGMMFGQALGSWFVGELVEYGVGYDAVFQGLALALAVLVGAFALLGATGRLPAATDA; encoded by the coding sequence GTGGCCACGACCCGCCTGTTCGTCTCGCTGTGCTCGATGGCGTTCCTCATCAACCTCGTGCGCGTCGTCTACGCGCCGCTGGTCGAGCCCCTGCAGGCCGCCTTTTCGGTGGGCCCCGGGACCATCGGGCTGGTCGTTACCCTCGTCTGGACCGGCAGCGCGCTCCCCCGAATCCCGATCGGCTACCTCCTCACCGTCATCCCGCGCCACCGGGTCGTCCTGCTTTCGGGGGCGACCCTCGCCGGCGCCTCGCTGCTCGCGACGTTCGCGAACTCCGTGGTCACGCTCGCGCTGGGCGCCTTTCTCATCGGCACCGCCACGAGCGGCTACTTCGTCTCGGCGAACCCGTTGATCAGCGAGCTCTACTCGGGGCAGGTCGGCCGGATGCTCGGAATCCACGGCACCGCGACCCAGCTCGCGGCCGTGATCGCCGCCCCGCTCGTGAGCCTCGCGCTGCTGGTCTCCTGGCGGCTCGTCTTCGCGCTGATCGCGCTCGCGGCGCTGATCGCGACCGCGATCCTCTATCGGATCGCGAAACGCACCGAGTTCCCCGCCGCGAGCGGGGTCGACCGGGACTTCGTGGGCGCGATCCGCGGCGAGTGGCGCCTGATCGCGATCGGGGTCGCCGTCTTCGGCGCGGCGAGCTTCCTCTGGCAGGGGATCTTCAACTTCTACCCCTCCTACATGGAGACCGCCCGCGGGTTCGACCCCGCCACGGCCCGTAACCTGCTGACGGTGGCCTTCGCCGCCGGCGTGCCCGCCTTCTGGATCAGCGGCCAGCTGGTCGACCGGCTGCCGACGCTGCCGTACCTCTTCGGGATCATCGGGTCGTTCATCGCGGGCGTCCTCCTGCTGACCGTAACGGATGGACTGTGGGGGATCGTCCTCCTCAGCGCGGTCATCGGCTACGTGATCCACAGCATGTTCCCCGCGGCCGACGCGTTCCTGCTGTCGTCGTTCCCCGACGAGCACCGCGGGGGCGCCTACGCCACCTTCAGCGGCGGGATGATGTTCGGTCAGGCCTTGGGGAGCTGGTTCGTCGGCGAGCTCGTCGAGTACGGGGTCGGCTACGACGCCGTCTTCCAGGGGCTCGCGCTCGCGCTCGCGGTCCTCGTGGGCGCGTTCGCGCTGCTCGGCGCCACGGGCCGGCTGCCGGCGGCGACGGACGCGTAA
- a CDS encoding glycosyl transferase family 2 — MEYVQERIATLHDLTGPTPEAPVDRAAVVVPMTERELAGLAPERTLAALEEVDPARVVVPLRAPAERVGAFRDWLAGFDLPLTLLWCNAPQVEELLADHGLDAPAGKGRDVWLGLGLAAREEFVALHDADVKSYDASHVPRLLAPLSGSGFAFSKGYYARVENGRLYGRLLRLFYEPLVAALRDRHDAPVLEYLDAFRYALAGEMGFTAELARELRLQPSWGLEVGVLGETFELAGFEGSVQVDLGVHEHDHRAVGGATGLAGMSEHVANALFGVLAERGIEPEFDGLPERYRASAERFVRGYAADAAFNGLEYDPEDERSQVDTYAEAIVPAEGDLRLPAWSGTSLEPADVVRASDRALDTL; from the coding sequence ATGGAGTACGTCCAGGAACGGATCGCGACGCTGCACGACCTGACGGGGCCGACCCCCGAGGCGCCCGTCGACCGTGCGGCCGTCGTCGTCCCGATGACCGAACGGGAACTCGCCGGGCTGGCCCCCGAGCGCACCCTCGCGGCGCTCGAGGAGGTCGACCCCGCCCGCGTGGTCGTTCCCCTTCGCGCGCCCGCAGAACGGGTCGGGGCGTTTCGCGACTGGCTCGCGGGGTTCGACCTCCCGCTGACCCTCCTGTGGTGTAACGCGCCACAGGTGGAGGAACTGCTCGCCGATCACGGGCTCGACGCGCCGGCGGGAAAGGGCCGGGACGTCTGGCTCGGGCTCGGGCTCGCGGCCCGCGAGGAGTTCGTCGCGCTCCACGACGCCGACGTGAAGAGCTACGACGCCTCGCACGTCCCCCGGCTGCTGGCGCCGCTCTCGGGGTCCGGCTTCGCGTTCTCGAAGGGCTACTACGCCCGCGTCGAGAACGGGCGGCTCTACGGCCGGCTGCTCAGGCTGTTCTACGAGCCGCTGGTCGCCGCCCTTCGGGATCGTCACGACGCGCCGGTCCTCGAGTATCTGGACGCCTTCCGGTACGCGTTGGCCGGCGAGATGGGTTTCACCGCCGAGCTCGCCCGCGAGCTGCGCCTCCAGCCCTCGTGGGGCCTCGAGGTCGGCGTGCTGGGCGAGACCTTCGAGCTCGCCGGCTTCGAGGGGAGCGTCCAGGTCGATCTGGGCGTCCACGAGCACGACCACCGGGCGGTCGGCGGGGCGACCGGCCTCGCGGGGATGAGCGAGCACGTCGCGAACGCGCTCTTCGGGGTCCTCGCCGAACGGGGCATCGAGCCCGAGTTCGACGGCCTCCCCGAACGCTACCGCGCGAGCGCCGAGCGGTTCGTCCGGGGTTACGCCGCCGACGCCGCGTTCAACGGTCTGGAGTACGACCCGGAGGACGAGCGCTCGCAGGTCGACACCTACGCGGAGGCGATCGTCCCCGCGGAGGGTGACCTCCGGCTGCCCGCCTGGTCGGGGACGTCGCTGGAACCGGCCGACGTCGTTCGCGCGAGCGACCGGGCGCTCGACACCCTCTAG
- a CDS encoding CoA pyrophosphatase, with product MDLSRVRGHEPRRVTDERREAAVLVPVVERGGQPHLLFTKRAEDLSDHPGQMSFPGGGRETVDEDIYATALREGNEEIGLREEEVELVGQLDDIRTVTHFSITPFVVRVPDRVYEPDDREVAEIAVLPIAGLIDDANHELERREHPHYGEIVIHYFHVDGYTVWGATGRIVVQFLELATDWRAPERLDPESYG from the coding sequence ATGGACCTCAGTCGGGTCAGGGGCCACGAGCCCCGCCGGGTCACGGACGAGAGGCGCGAGGCGGCGGTGCTCGTGCCCGTCGTCGAGCGGGGCGGCCAGCCCCACCTGCTGTTCACCAAGCGCGCCGAGGACCTCTCCGATCACCCCGGCCAGATGAGCTTCCCCGGCGGCGGGCGCGAGACGGTCGACGAGGACATCTACGCGACCGCGCTGCGGGAGGGCAACGAGGAGATCGGGCTGCGCGAGGAGGAGGTCGAGCTCGTTGGCCAGCTCGACGACATCCGCACCGTCACCCATTTCTCGATCACGCCGTTCGTCGTCAGGGTGCCCGACCGGGTCTACGAGCCCGACGACCGCGAGGTTGCCGAGATCGCCGTCCTGCCGATCGCGGGCCTGATCGACGACGCGAACCACGAGCTCGAGCGCCGCGAGCACCCCCACTACGGCGAGATCGTCATCCACTACTTCCACGTCGACGGCTACACCGTCTGGGGGGCGACGGGACGGATCGTCGTCCAGTTCCTCGAGCTGGCGACCGACTGGCGCGCGCCCGAGCGCCTCGACCCCGAGTCCTACGGATAG
- a CDS encoding aldo/keto reductase — MATADGTWAYRDRFGDEFGRTYFRRFGDGVVSSLGIGTYLGEPTDVVDDEYEESITTALENGCNVLDTAINYRHQRSERVVGRALAEADVEREEVLVATKGGFLPFDGERPADPGEYVREEYVEPGIVPREELVRGSHCIAPGFIENQLDRSLDNLDLGAIDLYYVHNPEAQLEERSRKAVYDRLEETFTRLEERVAAGDLRYYGVATWDAFRVHPEHANHLSLPEVASRARAAAKEAGNTATHLRAIQLPFNVHMADGFTVEAHEGAEGAESALWFAQKAGLNAFASASIGQGRLAEGLPESVAERLEGESSAGKAINFARSAPGVTSALVGASSREHVRENLDACRFDPMGAEAFDRVFE; from the coding sequence ATGGCGACCGCAGACGGCACCTGGGCCTACCGGGACCGCTTCGGCGACGAGTTCGGCCGGACCTACTTCAGGCGCTTCGGCGACGGCGTCGTCTCCAGTTTGGGGATCGGCACCTACCTGGGCGAGCCGACCGACGTGGTCGACGACGAGTACGAAGAATCGATCACGACGGCCCTGGAGAACGGCTGTAACGTCCTCGACACCGCGATCAACTACCGCCATCAGCGAAGCGAGCGAGTGGTGGGACGGGCCCTCGCCGAGGCCGACGTCGAGCGCGAGGAGGTGCTCGTCGCGACCAAGGGCGGCTTCCTCCCCTTCGACGGCGAGCGACCCGCAGACCCGGGCGAGTACGTCCGCGAGGAGTACGTCGAGCCGGGGATCGTCCCCCGCGAGGAGCTGGTCCGGGGCAGCCACTGCATCGCGCCCGGGTTCATCGAGAACCAGCTCGATCGCTCCCTCGACAACCTCGATCTGGGGGCGATCGATCTCTACTACGTCCACAACCCCGAGGCCCAGCTGGAGGAGCGCTCCCGGAAGGCGGTCTACGACCGGCTCGAGGAGACGTTCACCCGACTCGAGGAGCGCGTCGCGGCGGGCGATCTCAGGTATTACGGCGTGGCGACCTGGGACGCCTTCCGGGTGCATCCCGAGCACGCGAACCACCTCTCGCTGCCCGAGGTCGCCTCGCGGGCGCGGGCGGCGGCGAAGGAGGCGGGCAACACCGCGACGCACCTCCGGGCGATACAGCTGCCGTTCAACGTCCACATGGCCGACGGGTTCACCGTCGAGGCCCACGAGGGGGCGGAAGGGGCCGAAAGCGCGCTCTGGTTCGCCCAGAAGGCGGGGCTGAACGCCTTCGCGAGCGCGAGCATCGGACAGGGCCGGCTCGCGGAGGGACTGCCCGAGTCGGTCGCGGAGCGCCTGGAGGGCGAGTCATCGGCGGGGAAGGCGATCAACTTCGCGCGCAGCGCGCCGGGGGTGACGAGCGCGCTCGTCGGGGCGAGTAGTAGAGAACACGTCCGCGAGAACCTCGACGCCTGTCGGTTCGACCCGATGGGCGCGGAGGCGTTCGACCGGGTGTTCGAGTAG
- a CDS encoding SDR family oxidoreductase → MRVAILGCGYVGIELGRQLLARGHEPIGVRRSSEGCEAIEDAGFEAMRADVTDSEALSRVPDVDAIVFAASSGGRGAEAARGIYVEGLRTAIEQFAGRADPPDRLVYTSSTGVYGDHGGDWVDEATPTEPTTEKTRVLREAEEVALDSPVTGTVVRFAGLYGPDRYRLERYLERPVTEGYLNMIHRDDAAGVVRYLLEEDLARGETVLAVDDEPVGKWGFADWLAEQCGLPEPPKETKEERLADDDLSEPARRRILTSKRCSNERLRELGYEFSYPTFREGYREAVKAYPSR, encoded by the coding sequence ATGCGGGTCGCCATCCTGGGCTGTGGCTACGTGGGAATCGAGCTCGGCCGCCAGCTCCTCGCACGCGGCCACGAGCCGATCGGGGTCCGCCGATCGTCGGAGGGCTGTGAGGCGATCGAGGACGCGGGCTTCGAGGCGATGCGGGCGGACGTCACCGACAGCGAGGCGCTCTCGCGGGTGCCCGACGTCGACGCGATCGTCTTCGCCGCGAGCTCGGGGGGTCGGGGCGCCGAGGCCGCCCGCGGGATCTACGTCGAGGGGCTTCGGACCGCCATCGAACAGTTCGCGGGCCGCGCCGACCCGCCCGACCGCCTGGTCTACACCTCTAGCACCGGCGTCTACGGCGATCACGGCGGCGACTGGGTCGACGAGGCCACCCCGACGGAGCCGACCACCGAGAAGACCCGCGTACTGCGAGAGGCCGAGGAGGTGGCCCTCGACTCGCCCGTCACGGGCACCGTCGTGCGGTTTGCGGGGCTGTACGGGCCCGACAGGTACCGACTGGAGCGGTATCTGGAGCGACCCGTGACCGAGGGCTACCTGAACATGATCCACCGCGACGACGCCGCCGGGGTCGTGCGCTACCTCCTCGAGGAGGACCTCGCGCGCGGCGAGACCGTACTGGCCGTCGACGACGAGCCCGTCGGCAAGTGGGGGTTCGCCGACTGGCTCGCCGAGCAGTGCGGCCTGCCCGAGCCGCCCAAGGAGACCAAGGAGGAACGGCTGGCCGACGACGACCTCTCGGAGCCCGCCCGCCGGCGGATCCTCACGAGCAAGCGCTGTTCGAACGAGAGGCTCCGCGAGCTGGGTTACGAGTTCTCGTACCCGACCTTCCGGGAGGGGTATCGCGAGGCGGTGAAGGCCTACCCGAGCCGGTAG
- a CDS encoding universal stress protein: protein MYETILVPTDGSEQASAAIPHAFDLAGTYGATVHALCVVDRAATRQLAPTKAESTMEAVAEEARRVTREIADRAAEAGVDCVAVVEEGAPDDTILKYVDEHDVDMVVIGGRKRSATGKLLFGSVTQSVVLQADVPVTVVG from the coding sequence ATGTACGAGACCATACTCGTCCCGACCGACGGCAGCGAGCAGGCATCGGCGGCGATCCCACACGCGTTCGACCTCGCGGGGACGTACGGCGCGACGGTCCACGCGCTCTGTGTGGTCGACAGGGCGGCGACCCGGCAGCTCGCGCCGACGAAGGCCGAGTCGACGATGGAGGCCGTCGCCGAGGAGGCACGGCGCGTCACCCGGGAGATCGCCGACCGGGCGGCCGAGGCCGGCGTCGACTGCGTCGCGGTCGTCGAGGAGGGCGCGCCCGACGACACCATCCTGAAATACGTCGACGAGCACGACGTCGACATGGTCGTGATCGGGGGGCGAAAACGCTCGGCGACGGGCAAGCTCCTCTTCGGGAGCGTCACCCAGTCGGTCGTGCTCCAGGCGGACGTCCCGGTGACGGTGGTGGGCTGA